In Cryptomeria japonica chromosome 5, Sugi_1.0, whole genome shotgun sequence, the genomic window ataattatttcataacaattaaaattttactagaaaaaataatataaattaaagaaatcctaataaatttttaatttcacagaataaagttaaataattgaaatagttttagatttaaatctactttaaaaactaaaatataataaacaaaaatgtgtaaacaaaactatataaaaaattcaatattatgaaaaaataaaattaataataaataacaatagtcttgataggtagaaaaaataatataaattaaagaaatcctaataaatttttaatttcacaaaaagttaaataattgaaattaataataaataataatagtcttgataataataattttattaagtcaaattaattaaataaaaatagtaataatttttttaattcattgtaatttaaatataataaaatatgtataaaagtataattagttttaaacacattaattcaataaaagaaaactgtaactaaaaataacaaatcaatttattttattataacataacattttttttaattatgtaattattattataaatatatatccctTAAAATTTTATACAATTTGATACTTATTATTTGATTGATtatatgtaattattattataaatatatatcccttaatattttatacaatttgatacttttattatttgattgattatagatctatttatgttataataatatattattaaaataatataacattataaaatttaatatttatactAAATGCATCACAAAAAAAGTTTAATTTTGCAAAAAAAGTTTAATTTTGGATCtaaattgtatttagccaataaGTATGCAGAAAAATAATTTtcgtaatttataatgttaaaaattgtacaattagacaaagttaaaatttgtttgtgattggttcaaattaatttttttaataactagttaactgaAAAACAAAAAACTCGGCTAAATTTTCCAGTCATATATTTATTGCATCATACAAAAGACTTTTCAAATAAAGCTAAATTTCCCCTTCATAGGATGTACTGGCTAAATATGATCTACCTACTTAGATATGCCCCtgaatgaaaaaaatatttatcaataaacaatttaaaaaataGCAGTTTACGAGTTATCATCATGTCTTATTCATTTGCGGTACAGAAACCTAAAGATACCATCACCATCATATAATTCACAACCCTAATCGAGTTAGGAAACAAATTTCCTGtcctttttctcttgtgattccaATCATGTCTCTTCAAACCAGTGTGGAGAGTGCTGATTTTCCTGTTATTGATATTTCACAGTTTCCCGTTGAATCTGATAGTGAAGATTTGAACCATCTCCAAGATCTTGAATTGATTGGTAAAGTGAGAGAAGCTTGCAAAGAATGGGGATTTTTCTTCGTTGTGAACCACGGAATTGCAGCAGATCTTGTGGAAGATGTCATGTCTCAAATCCAGCAATTATGTGCAATGCCTGCTGAAGTTAAAGCAAGAGTCAGCACCACTGCTTACAGAGCTCCTCCACCTTGGAATTTAAGCTTTGACCTCCCTAACTTGCCTCATTTAGATTCAGTTCAAGAAATGTCTCAGAAAATATGGCCTGAATATGGAAACCCTAAATTCTGGTATGGATTTACTTGTATATTATAGTATTTCTTGAGTCTTTAAATAGTGCAAGTCTGTTGAAATCAGCAATAGCTCTAGCCTCTTATTGGCATCAGGTTTAAATGTTATTTTACTACTTCTGAAATTTCTGTTGACTGTTTGAAGTTTCACATACCCTGCAGTAGCTAGCTTACACATTACACATTGCATttgtaaaataaatgaaaaaacatGAAGAATTAATCTACCAGTCCATTTTGGAATTAGGAGAAACCTTAAATGTATATTGAATCAGATTATCAAGGAGGGGAAACAAATTAATGGCGGGGCATGGACGCCTGCCACGCCATTAAGGAAGCATGGCGTCCCTTTTCACATCAATCATTTTATTCTCGAATGGGACTGCGGGTAGTGCACAGAGAGGAGGGGAGAAGTAATTTAAGGAGATTAGTGACATTTGAGAAGGGGATTTTTCAAATGTCTGAAGGGGGGAGGGCGTGGGAGTTGCAGATTCAGGGGAGATTGAAGAACATAACAGAGCAGAACAAGGAGCTGCACAGTTAGGTAAGTGTCGCTGCTGTATGTCTACTATTTCAGTTTATGTATATTGTTATCAGTTGGATGAAACATACTTCCTGCCTCTGTATTAGTTAACTTTTATCCAGCTCTGCAGTTGCCATTCCAAAGTGGACTGAGAGACATATAGGTAAAGGGTTACCCTAAAAACTACATGTAGGAAAATATCAGTTGGCAGTTCAACTAATTACAAAAGTAGCTTCTTTCTGCCCTATGCATTTGTATAGTAAACATGTGCGAAAATGTGGAaccatagacaaggcatgtgagctgtttgacaaaatgtctcagAGCAAAGTGGCCTTAGCGAACGCCATTCTGGCAGGATATTTTCAAAATGGTTCTGTTGAAAAGGTGCTAGAAATTTTCAGTTAAATCCAATACAATCTTGTATTTGATAAGTAGAGGTAATTTCCATAACAAGTCAAATTATTATATTGTTATCAAGGTtaaactgtgtagtttttgagtcaaactcattgacccatgattcacgagtagtggttcacaagaacccatctctcatgagaatgaatggtccacttagcactcatcgTATTTGCTTAGATTGGAATGTAGGAAATTCCATGGTTAAGTGTGTTTGAGTCAGAGTAAAATGGGGATCGATGGTTTCTAGAAGTCTCAATGCTTCATGCTTGTGAGTATCACCTAAATTTGATGACTTCTAAGTGAATCAttaattctcatgagagatgggtttgtGTGAATTACGATTACGTAATTGAATCCTAATATTAATATCATAACTTGACAGACTATGAAAAATGTCTCCTACTTATCAAGTGATGAGTTGAAGGGGCTCTATGATGAATGGTTCATAAAGCTCAATACTTATTGAATGTTTTACAAATGGGGTAGCAAGCTTAGTGGGCTTGAACTTGAGGGAAACACTATGGTTAAGCATGATTAAGTCAAAGTAGTATTGGGATGAGTGACCTCTCAAGAAGTCTTGATGCTTCACTCTCGTTAGCATCATctagatccaatgactactaagtGAAGATCATCTgttttcatgagagatgggtttgTGTGAACTAGtactcatgaaatatgggtcaataCGTTTGACCCAAAAACTACACAATCAAATTCTAATATTAACATCATTACTTGACACTACAAAAAATACCTCCTCCTTATCAAATTTACTAATTATAAAATAGTAATGCTTGCTATTTTGGGGATCCTATTAGGTTCAAATTTGTGGTTAAAAGAGAGCTTGTTTGAGACTAATTTGATTGCATTTCaacttaaaaatatatttttgtttacCTTTATTTAAAATTGGTCCAATTAGAGAGCATCAGAAGCCAAACAAAAGTCCTTAAGACTAGTATATCCATGATTAATATTATATGCACTTGTAATAGTATGATGTACTTACATTTTGATTGTATGAAAGCTATTGATTATTACCCTCATATAAATGCATACCTATGCTAGATGATTATTTGTTGATGGGTTAGTTTAACTATTGTAGAAAATTATGACAAAATTTGTCCTTTGATTTCTTTATGAGTTGCTTGTTGAGATTGATCTTGTTTAATATCATTATTGTTGGAAAACGATTTGATTATATCATTAATGGCCAATGGTGGTAGCAATAGAGGTGCAAGAATCTCTAAGTGCTAAGTTGTGATATACAAGGGCAAATAGGGTAACTTGTAGCTACTAAAATTTGGGAAACCTTGTGATGGATTTAACGTGGTGGGAATTATTGATTGATTTGACACATGATGTCTTTATGATCTCTATCATTTTAAAGGCTTGAACTAAGAAATATAGAGGGATAAATTAGATAAACTACTCTTAACATTGTTGAGTACTAAGTTGTGAGGACTATTCATTGAGTTTAAATATCTTTCATCTATATTGTTTTTGTGTTCCGTTGCATGATGTTGGATATTGAAAGTTGTATTGAGTTTGTAATGTTTATGCATCTTATGATCACTGAAATTTGATTACAAGAGTTGATTTTCAAACGTAGTGCTGCCATATGGAATTACTTGCTATTAACAATTAAGGTCATATTTAAATAAGTGTCCAAATTTGTGTTGAGTTTAGGATGGAATTCCTTGTGGTTGCCTTTGCCAGCTATGGGTAGTTAATAACAAGTATCACCAAATATGGCATGTGTTTCGCCTTTTATATCTACTTGGTGGATGAATGTATTCTAAGCTTTATAATTGGAATATATTAAAAAGATGTGTCCTTAGAAGTAGAATATAATATAACATTACTATTGTGGGTTTGATTTTTGTCTAATAGATATTGTGTTTCCAAGTGAGAATTGTatgcaatgaatgatctttgagatgtttatgagtttatgtttgtttatgtaTTTGTGATTAGATAGAAGTCAACTCATTTGGGTTCGATCGGTCACTTGTGTATGTTTATGAGCTTATGTGTGTTTATGTATTTGTGACTAGATAGAAGTCGACTCATTTGGGTTCAATTCGTCACTTGTGTGTTGGTAATTTTGACCCCAGGCTTATATGATCATGTGTAGTGGTATATGGATCACTCTATGTGGTTGTGAATCCTTTTGATATTGTGATTATTTACAATTGACTATAATATGACTCCACATGTCAGAATCAAGTTGATATAGTTGTAGATTAGTCAATTATCACCATTATCATGTATATGATAGATGTTAGAAGCTAATTACGATATCTTAAGGATTAGCCATCTTTCATTAGTAACATAAAGGTGATATATCCCAAGAGCTACTCATGATAGGATATAGGTGCAATTCACCTAGTTGTCACTAATACTGTGGAGGTGGTGGATGTTAGGAGCTAACCACCATACATTAAGAAGTGGTTAGCTATTGCTAGTTGCATAGAAGTAGCAAATTCCAAGAGCTACTTGAGATATGATAAGGCATAGTGTGCATTCACTAGTACCATGTTGGTGATAGATGCAAAGAGTTGTATCCTATACTAGGTTGGACTAACTTTTTCTAGTGACATGGAGACAATAGATGGTAGTATACATCAATTCAAAAGGTTTAGTGGGTTGTGTAAACATTATCAATAGCCATTTGTTCTATATTGATACACTTACATCTTAGTCAAAACCAAGAGCTCCCTACTCAAATTTCCTTATCTTCAAAATTTGGAGTTTGGGGGCAGCAGATTGAATATGAAGACTCTTCAGTTAATTATCATTCTTGGGTACAGTGGGCCATGCCTCCATGACTTGTTTGAGAAATAAGAAACACCACTTTGTTTGGAAGAAAAAGGAACAAATGCTAGCTTCTATGGAGAACTACTTTACTTTCTATGAGGAGGTTTAGAAAGAAGTTAATAAAAGGAATTCCCCTATAGACTGCTCATTGATGGACATATGTTTTAAAGCTTTGAGATCAAAAGAAGGATCTGCTAGTGATCTTATGGTTTCTTGTTGTCTCAAGAAAAAAAGAGTTGGAGAGAAGGATCCTTGCACTAGAATAAAACAAAAATGTTTGGAACAATTTTTTGAACCACCCTAACTTTAGGTTGGTTGATTAAGTAAGGTTTTATAATGATTTGCCTTTTGTAGTCTCTTAGTTATTCCTCTTGGTTGTTATTTGGTGTTTGGTGGTGCTTCATGCTATATTATTCTATTTGTTCAAAGTTCTTGACCCTTTCAAAACCTAAAAATAATTTGATATTTAAATAGAGTTTCCACTACTCACCTAAATAACTTACTTGACATTGGTTTTTTATTTCTTTACTTAAATATTAAATAGTCTAATGATTAACCAAGCCACATTTAAAAAGTAATATTAGACCTCTATTTATAACATCCAATAGCATTAATTAGTTATCTTGTTTCTATTAACCAAAATTTATAGTTTTACcattgaattatttaatttaattaaatttcaataatcaaacaatcaataataattttataccttatttcaaaataataattaattatcttATTTACATCAATCAAATTTTACTTTTtactattaaattatttaatttacatATAAACCCAATTATCAAATAATCAATACTAATTTATACGTCATTCGCATTCAATaataataattctatttttattGACTAAAATTTAAAAGTACTCTTTGAATTtcaatcaaatttttaaaaactcATTGGAAATCAAAATCCAGTTTATGTCAAATCAAAATGGATGTATTTTTAACACAACTTGTGGGTATCGTGTGGCAGCGAGAAGATTGGAACGTACGGCATCATGGTGGACGATCTGTTAAGAAAAATTTCTAAAATCATTCTTGTCAGCTTGGATTTAGATATCAAGACTTTTTATCATTCTGCTTTCGAAAAGTGTACAAGCAACATACGAATAAATTCTTACTTGTCGAACGAAAATTCTATGGAAGAAGAGATTCTGCATTCCCACACAGATACCGGTTGCCTTACAATCCTGCACAATGATAATCAGCAGGGCCTCCAGGTCCTATCCAGACAAGGGAAGTGGCTCGATGTCAATCGTTTACCTCATTCCTTTGTTGTCAATGTTGGGGATTCTCTTAAGGTTTGAAATTCTCTAGACTATGAATAGTAATTTGTTTATGTTTACGTAGCATTTGGATTCTCCATTAAAATTCTGTAAAAACTACAGTTGTGTCACTTAAGTAGGAGCTCAAGCCACTCTACTGATTAGTTTTACTACTACAAATTATCTGGTCTACTGCCATAGGGAAACAAATAATCTTCTTAGTTGAATCTAGGAAAAAAAATTCCTAAATTGCAGTGCATGTATTGAATAACTAAAAACACCACCTTTCAATCCCAGGTTTAGTATTGGTACTGAAATGGGTTTGTGCTTAAACATTCACCCATTTCTCTTTTAGACCAGCATTGAAACGAA contains:
- the LOC131054713 gene encoding probable 2-oxoglutarate-dependent dioxygenase AOP1 — translated: MSLQTSVESADFPVIDISQFPVESDSEDLNHLQDLELIGKVREACKEWGFFFVVNHGIAADLVEDVMSQIQQLCAMPAEVKARVSTTAYRAPPPWNLSFDLPNLPHLDSVQEMSQKIWPEYGNPKFCEKIGTYGIMVDDLLRKISKIILVSLDLDIKTFYHSAFEKCTSNIRINSYLSNENSMEEEILHSHTDTGCLTILHNDNQQGLQVLSRQGKWLDVNRLPHSFVVNVGDSLKAWSNGRFHSSAHRVVYRGWKHRISLATSFYFPHDHKIWAPEELVDEHHPRLYKPYTYSEYRLNYDPTIHSKEANRIQFLDVFAGI